From a region of the Penaeus vannamei isolate JL-2024 chromosome 2, ASM4276789v1, whole genome shotgun sequence genome:
- the LOC113802833 gene encoding galactosylgalactosylxylosylprotein 3-beta-glucuronosyltransferase P yields MFSKITARGSRTMCWKVTLLSLSIAVVLLLVHDNLLSSPSIPRQAYNDKQTLQTIKSTEKTEPIIYVITPTYKRPEQIAELTRLGQTLLSVSGIHWIIGDDSSKVNKRVLELLEFLGIPHTYLLTPMPEVYRNAVVKVGRKAWRRSKRAFVQLPRGVANRMGGLDWVKKHASSGVVYFADDDNTYDIRLFEEMRYTKRVSMWPVGLMSSSGVSTPVLQKGEFIGWYDGFISNRVFPVDMAGFAVSVELLHQAPNASMPFKAGHEETGFLESLGISVADIEFRADNCSKIYVWHTQTVRIYVSRRLEFMRKQYRDSNVGILMESMT; encoded by the exons GTTCAGTAAGATAACGGCAAGAGGCAGTCGGACTATGTGCTGGAAGGTCACACTGTTGTCTTTAAGCATTGCTGTGGTGCTGTTACTTGTCCATGACAACCTTCTCTCCTCGCCCAGCATTCCCAGGCAAGCTTATAATG ACAAACAGACTCTGCAGACAATTAAAAGCACAGAGAAAACGGAACCTATCATTTACGTCATCACACCCACCTACAAACGCCCAGAGCAG ATCGCTGAGCTCACACGCCTCGGCCAGACTCTACTTAGCGTCTCCGGAATCCACTGGATCATAGGAGACGACAGCTCGAAGGTGAACAAGCGGGTCTTAGAACTCCTTGAATTCCTCGGCATCCCTCACACTTACCTCTTGA CGCCGATGCCGGAAGTATACAGGAATGCAGTGGTCAAAGTGGGTCGTAAAGCGTGGCGTAGGAGCAAACGGGCGTTTGTGCAGTTACCGAGGGGCGTGGCCAACAGGATGGGAGGACTCGACTGGGTTAAGAAACATGCATCGTCAGGAGTCGTTTACTTCGCTGACGACGACAACACCTACGACATCAGGCTCTTCGAAGAG ATGCGATATACCAAGCGGGTGTCCATGTGGCCAGTGGGGCTCATGTCGTCCTCGGGAGTATCGACGCCCGTCCTCCAGAAAGGGGAGTTTATTGGCTGGTACGACGGCTTCATTTCCAACCGAGTGTTCCCCGTAGATATGGCTGGATTTGCCGTGTCCGTTGAGCTCCTTCACCAG GCCCCGAATGCCAGCATGCCATTCAAAGCGGGGCATGAAGAGACTGGGTTCCTCGAGAGTCTGGGAATCAGCGTGGCAGACATCGAATTCAGAGCCGACAATTGTTCCAAG ATCTACGTATGGCATACTCAGACAGTGAGGATATATGTTTCTCGGAGACTCGAGTTCATGCGAAAACAGTACAGGGACTCGAATGTGGGAATTCTTATGGAAAGCatgacgtaa